The bacterium genome has a segment encoding these proteins:
- the purD gene encoding phosphoribosylamine--glycine ligase, translating to MDILVVGSGGREHALCHALSKSKRQPKLFCAPGNAGIAQLAECVPLKAEDIPGLVKWCKDHKPNLVVIGPEVPLCMGLADELIREGFQVFGPTRDGAQMEGSKDFTKQLLLDNGIPTAKAATFSDLAAALAYVRKEGAPIVVKADGLAAGKGVTVCETSTQAEEALQEAMGKKVFGEAGNKVVIEEFLDGEEASILAFVDGESIVPMVSAQDHKRIFDGDKGPNTGGMGAYSPAPVVTPELDTVILERIFKPTLAGLKKRGITYRGVLYAGLMITRDGPKVIEYNCRFGDPETQVVLPRLKTDFVNICLAVAQGKLSHLKIEWDERPAACVVMAASGYPGPYPKGTEIQGLEEAASLGDAYVYHAGTVQDGDKVLTSGGRVLCVTGLGDDIRAALSAAYRGVERIHFQGAQFRKDIGWRALERKI from the coding sequence TTGGACATCCTGGTCGTAGGTTCCGGCGGGCGCGAACATGCGCTTTGCCACGCCCTCTCCAAGTCAAAACGACAACCAAAACTCTTTTGCGCCCCAGGCAACGCTGGCATCGCCCAATTAGCCGAGTGTGTTCCTCTCAAGGCAGAAGATATTCCTGGCCTTGTGAAATGGTGCAAGGACCACAAACCCAACCTGGTGGTCATTGGTCCCGAGGTTCCTCTTTGCATGGGCCTGGCCGATGAGCTCATCCGAGAAGGTTTCCAGGTCTTCGGACCCACGAGGGATGGGGCCCAAATGGAAGGAAGCAAGGATTTCACCAAACAACTTTTGCTCGACAACGGGATACCGACGGCGAAGGCCGCCACTTTTTCCGATCTGGCGGCAGCCCTCGCCTATGTGCGCAAGGAAGGGGCCCCCATCGTCGTCAAAGCGGATGGTTTGGCGGCCGGAAAGGGGGTGACGGTCTGTGAAACCTCGACCCAAGCCGAGGAAGCCCTCCAGGAGGCCATGGGGAAGAAGGTCTTTGGCGAGGCCGGGAACAAGGTCGTTATCGAGGAATTCCTGGATGGGGAAGAAGCTTCCATTCTTGCCTTCGTGGATGGGGAATCGATCGTCCCCATGGTGAGTGCCCAGGACCACAAAAGAATATTCGATGGCGACAAGGGGCCCAATACGGGAGGGATGGGGGCCTATTCCCCCGCGCCTGTGGTGACCCCGGAACTGGATACGGTGATCCTGGAGAGGATATTCAAACCCACCTTAGCGGGATTAAAAAAACGGGGAATTACTTACCGGGGAGTCCTTTACGCAGGCCTCATGATCACCCGGGACGGTCCCAAGGTCATCGAATACAACTGCCGGTTCGGGGACCCGGAAACCCAGGTGGTCTTGCCCCGGCTCAAGACCGATTTCGTGAACATTTGTCTGGCGGTGGCCCAGGGAAAGTTGTCGCATTTGAAGATCGAATGGGATGAGCGGCCCGCAGCTTGTGTAGTGATGGCCGCGTCGGGTTATCCAGGGCCTTACCCCAAGGGGACGGAGATCCAAGGTCTTGAAGAGGCGGCCAGCCTCGGCGATGCCTACGTTTATCATGCGGGGACCGTTCAGGACGGCGACAAGGTCCTGACCTCGGGCGGACGGGTCCTTTGCGTGACGGGTTTGGGGGACGATATCCGTGCCGCCCTGTCCGCGGCTTATCGGGGGGTGGAAAGGATCCATTTCCAAGGAGCCCAGTTCCGCAAGGATATCGGTTGGAGAGCTCTGGAGCGCAAGATCTGA